A single region of the Labeo rohita strain BAU-BD-2019 chromosome 3, IGBB_LRoh.1.0, whole genome shotgun sequence genome encodes:
- the st6galnac2 gene encoding alpha-N-acetylgalactosaminide alpha-2,6-sialyltransferase 2 produces the protein MKSNLPYYSKRTCGVLSSMTRALRSRNTKPWFCRSFMAACVCFIYWNVLASGDWSVTFYRDAFEAEVSWIVNDTAEEKAVPACSLRHIIKKEDSLKKQFSFLVPVLQWRDSFISSHWEKLQNEPLPYGWKDQPFHEIGKTLYLLSHPGNSHLFERKTADTCVRCAVVGNGGILNGSRQGKAIDSHDYVFRVNGAVIRGFEDDVGTRTSFYGFTTNSLKNSLIAYYQEGFHKVPRDPGIGYIFIPSQTRDYVMLAAAIQGVSVPSGPDEGDRSSQLFVYNPEPHQFKMIHPTFIQYVTQRFLKSPQLEQYRDLYMPSTGALMLLAALHTCDQVSAYGFITENYEDFSDHYYDKEIKPLVFYANHDMEMEGRLWKQLHSQNVLRLYQRQKRT, from the exons ATGAAGTCGAATCTACCTTATTATTCAAAGAGGACATGTGGTGTTCTTTCATCCATGACTCGCGCCCTGCGCAGCCGAAACACAAAACCGTGGTTTTGCAGATCTTTTATGGCTGCGTGTGTTTGCTTTATCTACTGGAATGTGCTGGCATCTGGGGATTGGAGCGTAACATTTTACAG GGATGCATTCGAGGCTGAAGTAAGCTGGATTGTAAACGATACAGCTGAAGAGAAG GCAGTGCCAGCCTGCTCCTTGAGACATATCATAAAGAAAGAAGACAGtctgaaaaaacagtttagctTCTTGGTGCCTGTTCTACAGTGGCGTGATTCTTTTATTAGCTCACATTGGGAAAAGCTCCAGAATGAGCCGTTACCGTATGGCTGGAAGGACCAGCCTTTCCATG AAATAGGAAAGACACTTTATCTGCTTTCACATCCTGGCAACAGTCATCTGTTTGAGCGGAAAACGGCAGATACCTGTGTGCGTTGCGCTGTGGTGGGAAATGGAGGTATTCTGAATGGATCCAGGCAGGGGAAAGCCATTGATAGTCACGATTATGTTTTCAG GGTAAATGGGGCAGTAATCCGAGGCTTTGAGGATGATGTTGGAACAAGGACATCCTTTTATGGCTTCACCACTAACTCTCTCAAAAACTCACTTATTGCTTATTATCAAGAGGGCTTCCACAAAGTTCCACGTGACCCG GGCATTGgatatatttttattccttCCCAAACTCGAGACTATGTGATGCTGGCAGCTGCCATCCAGGGTGTGTCTGTACCCTCGGGACCTGATGAAGGTGACAG atcCTCACAACTTTTTGTATATAATCCTGAACCACATCAGTTTAAGATGATCCATCCAACCTTCATTCAATATGTGACTCAAAG GTTCCTGAAATCCCCACAGCTGGAGCAATACAGAGATTTGTACATGCCCAGCACGGGTGCACTGatgcttttggctgctttacaCACTTGTGACCAG GTCTCTGCATATGGCTTTATCACAGAAAATTACGAAGACTTCTCAGACCATTACTATGACAAGGAGATTAAGCCTCTGGTCTTTTATGCCAACCATGACATGGAGATGGAGGGTCGTCTGTGGAAGCAGCTGCACTCTCAAAATGTCTTGCGGCTATACCAGAGACAAAAAAGGACATGA